The Collibacillus ludicampi region TGTCTTGTTCCGGAACGAAGACAAATTTTTGATTCACTTTCGGTAAGAGATAATCTATTATTAGGTTCCTATCATCGCTTTAGAAGAGAAAAGAAACAAGTGCAGAAGGATTACGAGAAAATCCTCGAACTGTTTCCTAAGCTTAAGACGATGCTTGACCGTCCCGGAGGCCTCTTAAGCGGAGGAGAGCAACAGATGTTGGCCATCGGCAGAGGATTGATGGCAAATCCCAAATTAATGATGCTCGATGAGCCATCACTTGGTCTGGCACCACTGATTGTCAAAGATATTATGGAAATCTTCAAGCATTTAAAAAGGGAATTTGGGACTACGATTATTCTTGTTGAACAAAATGTTAAGGCTGCACTTCGAATCGCCGATTATGCTTGTGTGTTTGAACGGGGAGAGATCGTGATATCTGGAACCGCCGAGGAAGTCATGCGTAACCCGGCTGTTCGTAATGCCTATCTCGGTAAAAGCAAGGAAGTCACCCATGCCGCAAGCGGCACCATTAGAGGATGAAAAGATTCTTGTGCGGGAAGAGAGATTTAAGCTACCTAATGCAACGGAGTATCTTTTGTGTGGGTTGTATCGCTTTGCAGCGCAGAGGTGAGTTGAAGGTCGTTCCGCTTCCTTTAAACCGTTAAAAGGGCATATGCTTTGCGCGTATAATAGCGACTTTGAAGGTCGTCTCGCAACAAAGATAACTATTCATGCGAGACGACCTTCA contains the following coding sequences:
- a CDS encoding ABC transporter ATP-binding protein codes for the protein MLEVSNLHTYHGFLHALKGVTFSLNKGEILAIVGSNGAGKSTLLGTIAGIYKPKEGKILLAGEDISVLPVEKVVARGVCLVPERRQIFDSLSVRDNLLLGSYHRFRREKKQVQKDYEKILELFPKLKTMLDRPGGLLSGGEQQMLAIGRGLMANPKLMMLDEPSLGLAPLIVKDIMEIFKHLKREFGTTIILVEQNVKAALRIADYACVFERGEIVISGTAEEVMRNPAVRNAYLGKSKEVTHAASGTIRG